From a region of the Lactuca sativa cultivar Salinas chromosome 4, Lsat_Salinas_v11, whole genome shotgun sequence genome:
- the LOC111907857 gene encoding uncharacterized protein LOC111907857 has product MSKSSPAAKKAKEVSPETIKPDEYSHSPVHYAVAVGDHTTLSRIVASLPRLADPTRIHSESDSLNQERLSDQIAAVLDRRDNPKRETPLHIAVRTNDAFAARALANAGADVSLQNADGWNALQEAVCRRCTDIVAILVQYHHVSAWSKWRRRLPRLLAVLRRMRDFYMEISFHFESSIVPFVGKIAPSDTYKIWKRDGNLRADTSLAGYDGLKIQRANQSFLFLGDGDRNLDIPSGSLLVLNHDDRKIFDAFENAGSPLSDSDIAGFCAQTSVYRPGMDVTKAELCARTNWRRQEKIESVGEWKARVYEIHNVHFSFRSRKIAAGDSDIAGSEQIMPLELEEDSDDGFLVAENPRFSVSDRRRHSSFVSGDREVISVSRKSVDIIPERRRRPRAPPPPPMPPLPVVQPQTKEKEYVKTLRPSVWLTENFPLQTEELLPLLDILANKVKAVRRMRELLTTKFPQGTFPVKVAIPVVPTVRVLITFTKFVDLQPPEEQFFTPFSSPRHFISSGDENDDYEVTVTETETEALRASVSVSSSATWLSRGGSRSGMLTNRVGPPHVADPFSVPIGYAWSSFDEKGKKMKKSKSMSRKSK; this is encoded by the exons ATGTCGAAATCTTCACCGGCGGCCAAAAAGGCGAAGGAGGTGTCGCCGGAAACTATTAAGCCCGACGAATACTCCCATAGCCCCGTCCACTATGCTGTTGCAGTAGGTGATCACACAACCCTCTCACGTATTGTAGCCTCTTTACCCCGGCTAGCCGACCCGACGAGGATTCACTCGGAGTCAGACTCCTTAAACCAAGAGAGACTTTCCGACCAAATAGCCGCCGTACTCGATCGGCGTGACAATCCGAAGAGGGAGACTCCGCTACACATCGCGGTCAGGACAAATGACGCGTTCGCTGCACGTGCACTTGCCAACGCCGGTGCTGATGTGTCTCTACAAAACGCAGACGGATGGAATGCGTTGCAGGAGGCTGTGTGTCGCCGGTGTACGGACATTGTTGCGATTCTCGTCCAGTACCACCACGTCTCTGCCTGGTCGAAGTGGCGCCGTCGTCTTCCCCGACTCCTTGCCGTCCTCCGCCGTATGCGTGATTTCTATATGGAGATCTCTTTTCACTTCGAGAGCTCTATTGTTCCATTCGTCGGGAAGATTGCGCCGTCAGACACCTACAAGATCTGGAAGCGAGACGGTAATTTACGAGCAGATACTTCGCTTGCTGGCTATGACGGCTTGAAAATTCAACGAGCGAATCAGAGTTTTCTCTTCCTTGGCGACGGTGATCGGAATTTAGACATTCCGTCTGGTTCGTTGCTTGTTCTCAATCACGATGATCGTAAAATCTTCGACGCATTCGAAAATGCCGGATCTCCATTAAGTGATTCCGACATCGCCGGATTCTGTGCTCAGACGAGCGTTTACCGTCCAGGAATGGACGTAACGAAAGCGGAATTGTGTGCCAGAACTAATTGGAGGAGGCAAGAAAAGATCGAAAGTGTCGGCGAGTGGAAAGCCAGGGTTTACGAAATCCACAACGTACATTTCAGTTTCAGATCACGCAAAATTGCCGCTGGTGATAGCGACATAGCCGGAAGCGAACAGATCATGCCACTAGAGCTTGAAGAAGACTCCGATGACGGATTTCTCGTCGCCGAAAATCCACGTTTCAGCGTCTCCGATCGCCGGAGACACAGTAGCTTCGTGAGCGGAGATAGAGAAGTGATATCCGTGTCAAGAAAAAGCGTCGACATCATTCCCGAACGACGTCGTCGTCCACGagcacctcctccgcctccgatGCCGCCGTTACCGGTGGTACAACCACAGACAAAAGAGAAGGAGTACGTTAAAACGTTACGGCCGTCAGTTTGGTTAACGGAAAATTTTCCGTTACAAACGGAAGAGCTGCTTCCGTTACTAGACATTTTAGCTAACAAAGTAAAAGCTGTTAGACGGATGAGGGAATTGCTGACGACGAAGTTTCCACAAGGCACGTTTCCGGTAAAG GTGGCGATTCCCGTGGTGCCAACCGTCCGTGTTTTAATAACGTTTACAAAATTTGTCGACCTCCAACCGCCAGAAGAACAGTTCTTCACACCATTCTCCAGTCCTCGCCACTTTATCAGTAGCGGAGATGAGAACGATGATTATGAGGTGACAGTAACAGAAACAGAAACAGAAGCCCTTCGGGCTTCTGTTTCTGTTTCCTCTTCTGCAACGTGGTTGTCGAGGGGCGGCAGTCGGTCGGGGATGTTGACGAATAGGGTGGGACCGCCACATGTGGCGGATCCGTTTAGTGTACCGATTGGGTATGCGTGGAGTAGTTTTGATGAGAAAGGGAAGAAAATGAAGAAATCGAAGTCTATGAGTAGGAAAAGTAAGTGA